TCAGATGCTGAGTTCCATGCCGGAGCAGTTCCCGCAGTGCCCACTGCAAATGATTGTGTTGAACCCGTTTGACCACCAAGAGAAGTCAAACCAGCGCCAGAAATACCCAAAGCTTTGATGGCAGATCCATCCCAGTATTTCACTTGGCCTGTTGTCGTGTTAAACCACGTTTTACCTTTATCAGCAGCACCGAAGCCAGAGGTCAAAGTTGTCTCAGTCGCATTTGTGTAATTACCTAAACCAATGGCTCCAGTCATGACGTCGCCAGCTTTATTAAGTGGCGTGTATCCCAATGCCGTCGTTACATCTGCAGAACCGATATTTGCACCAACAGTGACGCGACCTTTGGCATCGACTGTTACCTTTGAATAAGTCCCTGCTGTCACTCCTGAATTTGCGAGTGTCAATGCGCCCGTATTTGAAATCGTTGCATCCCCTGACATAGTCACAGGAGTCGCTGTATTAGAAGCGTTACCCACGATGATTTTACCATCAGCTAATGTCGAGCTTTGCGCATCCGTGATACCGTAACCCGCAAGAGTTGTCGGCTTCCCTGTTAGATCAGAGAAATTAAGCAAAGTGTTGACCCAATTTCCAGCGGCACTGTCATAACGAAGAACTTGGCCTGTGGCATAGGCACCAGGAACGACAGCCTTACCTTTGATTTTGTCTACGCTCATTGTGCTGGATGTTCCACTCACGTCACCGCTGAATGGGGAAGAGGCACCAAGTTTGTTATTGAAATTCGAATAATCCGCATTTGAAATCGTACCGGCAGTCACACCAGCCGTAGATGCTGAAGGGATGCTGAGTGTATGCGTGCCACCTGACGAAGTGAAACCATAGGATGTTGCAGAAGACGCAGGAGCAAGACTTTGTGCGCCCGTCGTATCTCCATTGATGGAAGTAATTCCGCTGCCAGCCACTCCAAGAACTTGGGTACCAGAGCCATTTTGATATTTAAGGACTCCGCCTTCATACCAGAGACTGCCCACTGCAGGCGACGAAGGAGTCGTCGCATTGAATTTCACTGTGTCTGTAGAAACAGTGCCTGCACCCAAGGCTGTTACGTTGGAAATATTCTTGGTGCCCATGTCGATATCACCCGACATTGTACCGCCAGCTAAAGGCAACTTCGTGTTATCAGCTGTATTCAGAGTTTTCCAAGTTCCATCACCACTGAGATACTTCGTACCATCCGCAGTTCCGGAACCTAATCTTCCGACATTAAGAACACCACTTGTGATAGCAGAAGCATTCAATGAACCAATCGCTTGGCAAAGAAACTTATCAGTGATCACAGACCACACCATAGCTTCATTCGCAGCACAAGGAGAAGTCGGAATCATTTGCGTTCCACCCCAAGCATTGCGAATGTCTTGCATGCGCACGTACTCAGGCTTCCAGGTGTTTGTATCCCACAACATCACTTGACCATCTACTGGAAGCACGTTGGAGACATTGCGACCTTGGATATTTGCTACAGTGGGATTAGGATAGTTGCCGCTCAAATCTCCACCAGCAGCACCACCAGGAGCCGTGCCCGTGATAGTAATGTTACCAGCTGCAGTCAAACGACCTTGAGCATCTACAGTGAACGTTGGCACTTCCGTTGTAGAACCATAGTTCCCCGGAGTCACAGCCGTGTTTGCTAGATTTAGAATAACAGAGCCAGAAGCTCCTCCGCCATTAAGACCTGTTCCTGCCGTAACACCAGTAATCGTACCGCCTGAACCACTGGCAGAACTGATCAAGTCCCATGCAGAACCGTTATAGCGATAGATTTTTTGTGAATCCGTTGCCACGAAAAGATCACCCGTTGCCGGAGCCCCAGGTTTCGCAGAATCTGCACCAGACGAGATCTTACCAACGCCGCCACCATTCGTAACAAGACTATCGGAAATACCGTAGCCACTTAACGTCGTCGGTGTACTTGAAATTTGCGACCACGGAATATTTCCCGTGATATCAGTGGAAGTTAAAGAAGCACTTCCTGATACGACACGACCCTGAGCATCCGTCATCACTTTATAATAAGATCCCGCAGTGCCCGTGGCTTTAAGACTTAATACGCCTGAGTTGCTCAACGTTGCATCACCTGACACAGTCACCGGCGCCGCAGTATTAGAAGCATCACCCACTAAGATTTTACCATCGGCAAGTGTTGAACTTTGCGCATCCGTAATACCATAACCCGCAAGAGTCGTCGGCTTCCCTGTAAGATCAGAGAAATTAAGCAAAGTGTTGACCCAATTCCCAGCGGCACTGTCATAACGAAGAACTTGACCTGAAGCGTATGCACCAGGAACGACAGCTTTGCCTTTGATTTTATCTACGCTCATTGTGCTGGATGTCCCACTCACATCTCCACTGAACGTCGAAGCCGTTCCTAATTTATTATTGAAGTTCGTGTACTCAGTATTTGAAATCGTACCCGCAGTCACTCCACCTGTAGAGGCTGAAGGAATGCTTAATGTATGCGTACCGCCCGCTGTCGTGAATCCGTAAGAATTGGCAGAAGAAACTGGAGCAAGACTTTGTGCATTTGCTGTATCACCATTGATGCTTTGAACGCCGGATCCGGCAACGCCAACAACGACGGCAGCCGTTCCATTCCAATATTTAATTTGATTCGTTGTTGAATTATACCAAACCTTACCTGTATCGGCCGCCGTCAATCCCGTTGGATCTGAAGTATTATTTGATAAGTGCAAAGATTTATTTGCCGACATCGTCATATAACCGATGTTCGTCAAGTTGTTGCTATTCATATCAATAGCACCACTCATCGTTCCACCAGAAAGCGGAAGCGCATTAGTCGCAGAACCCACTGTCAAAGTACTTGGAGATGTACATTTCCAACCCGTTGCAACAGTCCAGGTAAGAAGCTCTCCTGCGGCACAATCCAAATGAGTTAAGGTTGCTCCCGTAGTTGAGTCCGTGGAGACTATACGATTCACACCAGGATTTGTAAAAAGTTTTGCTGTTGTTACAACACCATCTGCAATTGTTGGATTCGGATAAGTTCCCGTAAGATCGCCACCTGCGTTTCCTGTCGGAATGCGAGCGTTTCCAAAACGAGGGTCATCACCCGCAGCAAGAGTGCCTGCCGTTGTTCCCGTTGTTACACCGACTGTTACGTTATTTGTTCCAGAAACTGTAACGGGACCACTTCCTGTAACAGAATTCACGACTCCGGTGACTGAAGAGCCAGTCACACAAGTGAGATTTCCACTCACCGTCGACAACACTTGTCCTGCCGCACAACTAGGAATGTTCGTTTTTAAAACAAAATCTGTCGGTAAATTATTTCCCAATTTTTGAGCCGATAAAGAGTATCCCGCAAATGGAACCGACCGAATCACATTGTCAGGAGAAATCGTTCTCCAACCACTGCCATCATAGAATTGCACTCTTAAACGGCGGCCATCACCTGCAGCGGGTGGATAATTCGCCGAAGTATCTGCACAAGTATAAGTACTGCCCACGACAGAGCACGCACCACAAGTGTACGTTCTATCGTTATTAAAAGAATCCAAAACGGAAAAAGATCCACCTAGAGGATATTGAATCGTACCATTTCCAATTGCCACATCAAACACACCGCCGGAATTCACCATGTTGTAACCAGAAACTTGTTCTTGATAAATTACGCAAGAACCCGCCGGATTCGTGATCTGAAAAATAAAGCTGACGCTGCTGTACTCTAACGGAGTTCCGTCGGTTTTAAGAATCCTTCCTTGATATGTAAGGGCTGTTGGAGCACCCCATGAAATCAGTGGAAAAAAGAGGAACGCTATTAAACTGCTGGTAGTTACGAACCGTTTGTGAGTTTTCATACATTCTATTTCGGTTCGTGGAATTAAATGCAAAAGGAATCGACAGCGATATCTGAATCCATGTGTGCGGGATCAGTATTTTTATCACGCTCCCAATATTGTGGGAGCATGTTTGCGAACGAGAGCGGTACATGAAGAGCGTCACCACCTTTTTGAGCGATCATCGCTCCCATCGCACCTGGAGCGATATTGTGAGGAGGCCCACAATCCACTTTTGACAATAATTCTTACGGATTCCTATTCTGCACTTAACGATAATTGAGAAAATAAGAAATCGAGAAGCAGCAATGAACTACACCGTGGACTACCTTCGTAAATGGCACAGCAGTATTCGCTCTAAAAACCCGTCATTTTCATTAAGAGCTTTTGCCAACAAGCTGGGTGTCTCTATCGGAAGACTTTCAGAGTATTTTTCTGGAAGCCGCCAGATTACCGCAGCCGCAATCGAACAAATTATTGAAAACATCAATGACAACGCCATTGCGACCGAACTTCGCGAATGTGTCGCCAAAGATATTAAAGCGCGCAATGGGGAACTTTTCCGCGAAAACATTCTTGCCGATTCAACATTTGAACAAATTAAAAATTGGCATAACTTTTCAATTCTCGCTCTTATCGGAACAGACGACTTCAGACCTGACCCCCAGTGGATCGCCCGTCGACTGCATCTGGATATATCCATAGTCCATGATAGCCTGCAGAATCTAAAAAAACTGGGAATTATTTCCGACGATCAAGGTACATATAAAATTTCATCCGATTGTCTAGTGGCCGCAACAACAACACCCAGCTTGTCAATGCGGGAGCATCACCGGCAGATGTTCATGCAAGTCGCAGAAAGAATCGGCAACCTACCTAAAGGAATGAGTGACATAAACTCCATCACTTTGTCCGTACGACCAGACAAACTCCCCAAAGCCAAAGAAAAAATTCAAGCCTTTCTCATTGAAATGAGTGAACTCTTAGATATTGCACCTCGCACAGAAGTCTACGGACTTTGCATCGGTTTAGTCCCTTTAAGCCGAATTGACGAAAGCAATGACACACTTAAAAACTTCCACAGCATTAAGGACTCAGTAGAATCATGAACTTATCGACGTTACTTCATAATGAGTTTGAAAAAAGAAAAAATAGAAATCAACGTTACAGCATCAGAGCTTTTGCAAAAAGTCTCGAAATGGAGGCCGGGGCCTTGCTTCGACTTATGCAAGGCAGACGGACTGCAAAGGATACAACGGCAATCTCTATCCTAAAAAAACTCGAAGCTCCGCTGGAAGTTCAGTCGCTAATCCTCCGGGAACTTGAAAACCGTCGACAGATGAATAAGAAAAGAATGATCGCTCCTCAAAAGAAGATTTTTCCAATACATGAGTTTGAGGACCATATAGACATTCACCATATTTATACCTTGGAAGCGCTAAACCTTCAACAATTCAAGAAGACACATCAGGTGCCAGCTCTTGCTTCCGCTCTTCGTATTTCACTAGACGAAGCGACCAATATCATTAATCTTCTGACAAAGCTCGGAGCCATTTCTGTTCTCGATGAGAATTTTGCAGTTGTTTATAAATCTTTTTCGGCCGTCCCTTATGATTTTCCCAGCGAAAAACGCAAGATGTTGCAAAAAGAATTCTTGAAAAAAGCACAAGAGGCAATTGATCTCTTTCCTCCTGAGTTAAGAGAGACAGATATGCTTTCTATTCCTATCTCCAGCAAAGATATTGAAAAAATTAAGATGATACTAAAACACACGTATTCCAAAATTCATAAGATTTCCGCAAAGAGAACCAAGCACAGCCACCTTTACAATCTTTGTTTGGCATTCTATCCAGTGGTGGTTCCGTGACCATTTCAGTTTGATTAAGCATGTTGCGAGCGAGTTCCCTGCCGCAACGCTATTTTCTTTTTATGCTACAACATTAAGAATATTTCGCGTTACTCTTCAAAGAGGAGAGATTTTCAAATGACGATGAAAGTTCCAGAAGTAATTCGCAGACAGGCTAAAAAAGAAATTGATTGTCTTTCGCCCAAATCAAACGCGGCCATCTTACATTTGGATCAGTCACAAGATACTGTCAGAAAAAAAATTCTGGATATCGTCAACGCAGCACTCAAAACGCTTGTTGTTTCTCCTGATGATACACGTGCGGAAGTTCAAATTGGCGAACGAACGACGATCTATTTAATTAAAACCATCCAACCCGATTTCGGTCGTATTCTTGGATCCGGAGGAAAGACCATCAACTCATTAAGAACCTTGGTCACAGCGATGGCTGCGAATCAAGGAATTCGAGCCATCGTTCAAATTGACAATGAAGAACAGTATTTTCTAGGCAATCGATAAGTTGTTTCATGGAGTGATCGTCAAGGGTAAGCTATACTCCGAAATATTTCCCGCCGCATCCGCTGCTTGAATTCGATATGTATAACTCACTCCGCGTTCCACTTCGAAGTCATCAAACTCAGCTTTGGTCGCAGGTATTATTGCGTGAATCATTCCGTTACGCTCAATAACATAACGTTGAGTCCAGCTCCTCTATTATAAAATCCAAAACATCGCTTTGATCAAAACTCAGTCGAAAAATTTAAAAGCAACAGTGCATCTCGCTGAAATTTTATAGACATTATTTATGGCTGATAAAAATTTGGACATGACTAAAAGAGTCCATGACGTTGCTTGCTCCATTCATGGTCATTGCAAGCAACGATATGACGGTTCCCGGACTCTGGCAGTGTTGCCAAACAAAATACAAATTGTTGAAGTTGTGTCTATGAACTTACTTCGTATTCAGATATTTCTTTCCGCTGTTTTGTTCCTACTTTCAACAGAATCCATGGCGCAGGATGCAGCGGAGTCTGAACAAAAGGACATCGATTTCGTTGAGAAACTTTTAGAAACAAAAGCCAACGAATTCAAAAGTGCGCCCTCCAAATCCTTCGAGCCTAAGCAAAAAACACAGAAGGCTGAGTACACTTCAGTTCAATCTGAAGGTTTTTTTTTGGACCTTGCGACCATTCAAAAAAACTATATGCCTAAAACAAATAGGATTCATTTAGGCGCCGGGTTTACCCTTCTACCTTCGGACGTTTTTTATCGCACAATCGGATTAAATTTAAAAGCAAGCTATCACTTCACGGAAACCTGGGGGGTAGAAGCCTTCGGATACCTTTTCACCTCACAAGCCCGTGATGAAGTGAACAAGCTCGAATCCGTTCAGAAGCTTTCAGTAAAAAATCTAGTGTCCCTTTCCGCTTTTTATGGGCTCAACCTGTACTTTAACTCTATCTATGGCAAGACCGCCCTTCTCAATTATCGCATCATTCCTTTTGAAGTTTATCAAACCGTCGGTCTCGGTAAAGTTCGCACTCACGATGATGAAGAAACGACCAGCTTTCAAGTTGGTATCGGAGATATTTTTTCTCTTTCAAGATCTTCGGCCTTACGCATAGATCTCAACTGGGCATTTTACAATGCCCACAATTATCTCGGTGAAAAACAAGCATCGAACTCTCTATTTTTGACAGTCAGCTATGGACACTTCTTTCCGGAGCCAATCTACCGATGACAAAAAATATTATTATTTCACTTATTCTTTTGGGTAGCATCCCGGCATGGGCTCAATCGCAAAACAAAAATCAGGATTACCGAAAAGCCGCCAATCAATTTTATAAAGTTATTTTTTCTTCGCAAAGTACCGCAGAAGAAAAAATGAAAGCTCGATTTTATCTGGCCCAATCCCTTTTTAAACTAAAGCTTTATCAGACTGCCGCTTTTCCTTTTATCGTCGTGGCACAGAACGCGCCTCCAAAGCCCGCACAAACCGCCTTTGAAAACTTGGTAGAAATTTCTGAACGCCTTAACGACACAAGTCTCCTGGACTTCACGCTGAAAAAACTTGATTCGCAGAATCTGAATGAGATTGCCAAGGACCTCTACTTAAAACGTATGGCCCAAGCACTCATACGCGAAGGTAAATTTAACGAAGCACTCGGTTTTATTCAGCAGGCTTTGCAACTTAAGTCCGACAGTGACGAGGCTTTATATACCGCCGCACTTATTCACTTGAAACAAAATCGCACAGTTCAGGCACTGCCCTATCTAGAAAAACTCTACAACAAATATTATCAGAACCCCATCACAGATATACAAAGAGGCCGCGCCGCTGTCGCCCTAGCGCGTGCCTATTATCAAGCAAAGCGTTGGAATGAGGCACAGGCATTGTACCGAGAAATTCCCAAAGACCACCCTCTTTACCGTGAGTCTCAGATGGAATTGACTTGGTCTCTATTTCGTGCGGGGAAATTTCGGAGCGCAATGAGTGCGGTTCAAACTCTGCACACACCCTTTTACGAAAACTTTTATGATCCCGAGTCCTTGATTTTGCGGACTATTATTCTTATCTTCGTGTGCCAAAACGATGAAGCCGAGAAAGCTCTAGAAAACTTTCAAAAGAACTACACCTCGGCCTTCTCAGCTCTTTCAGATCTGAATAAGTCCACTGAGACACCGCAGTTTTATTTTTCTCAAATCGAAGAAGCCCAAAAGTATTTGAAAGATATCAAAAGTGGAAAACGTCCGAACTATAAAGGCCGTCTGCCTTTTTTTATCGTAAGATCCCTCTTAGATGTGCCGCCGCTTAAAAACAAGCTGGATTACATCGAGCGAATCCAAGAAGAAAAAAACCGTGTTTTAAAAATTTTTAGTCGTCCTGAGGATACTACGCTCCGCAAGTACGCCCTCAAAATCTTGGACTCGCGTCTGGCAAACGGCTCAAAGAGCGCTGGGGAATCACTTCGATATGCGCTTTACAATAAAGAACAGGAACTGGCGTTATTTACCGGCGACATCGGACTGTTGCGCTATGAGGTTTTGAATGGGAAGAAGCAGGCGGCCCGCAAAGAATATATCAGACGAGTCAACAACTCCTCGTCTCAAATCAACGCGAGCGAGACACGAGACTTCTATGTAAAAAACGGTTATCGCTATTGGCCTTTTGAAGGAGAATACTGGCGCGACGAAATCGGCAATTATCAATATTTAGGAGTAAATCGCTGTGTGGAAGAATAGTTTTATCCTGACTCTTATATTGACCCTTTCTTTAAGCGTCTGGAGCCAGACGAAGAAAGAGTCTGTCTCTGAAACAAATAAAAAAAGTCGTAGAGTGAAACTCAATTTTGAAGATGAACTCGTAACTGGCTCTACCGAAAAACCTGATATGAGCAGCTTCAATACCAAGACTGATTTCAACTACAAGAAACTGATTCGCGTGAGAGAAAACTTCGTCAATGAAATGGAAGCAGGAATCAATGATTTTAAAGGGAACTAAAAGATTTATTCTTCTTTCCATCATTTTTGCAACTCTCGCCTCTCGGGCCGAAGTTATCCAAATCGAAGCCGACGAACTTCCGGCAGAAT
This region of Bdellovibrio sp. BCCA genomic DNA includes:
- a CDS encoding DUF4423 domain-containing protein produces the protein MNYTVDYLRKWHSSIRSKNPSFSLRAFANKLGVSIGRLSEYFSGSRQITAAAIEQIIENINDNAIATELRECVAKDIKARNGELFRENILADSTFEQIKNWHNFSILALIGTDDFRPDPQWIARRLHLDISIVHDSLQNLKKLGIISDDQGTYKISSDCLVAATTTPSLSMREHHRQMFMQVAERIGNLPKGMSDINSITLSVRPDKLPKAKEKIQAFLIEMSELLDIAPRTEVYGLCIGLVPLSRIDESNDTLKNFHSIKDSVES
- a CDS encoding DUF4423 domain-containing protein, with protein sequence MNLSTLLHNEFEKRKNRNQRYSIRAFAKSLEMEAGALLRLMQGRRTAKDTTAISILKKLEAPLEVQSLILRELENRRQMNKKRMIAPQKKIFPIHEFEDHIDIHHIYTLEALNLQQFKKTHQVPALASALRISLDEATNIINLLTKLGAISVLDENFAVVYKSFSAVPYDFPSEKRKMLQKEFLKKAQEAIDLFPPELRETDMLSIPISSKDIEKIKMILKHTYSKIHKISAKRTKHSHLYNLCLAFYPVVVP
- a CDS encoding KH domain-containing protein, encoding MTMKVPEVIRRQAKKEIDCLSPKSNAAILHLDQSQDTVRKKILDIVNAALKTLVVSPDDTRAEVQIGERTTIYLIKTIQPDFGRILGSGGKTINSLRTLVTAMAANQGIRAIVQIDNEEQYFLGNR
- a CDS encoding outer membrane beta-barrel domain-containing protein — its product is MADKNLDMTKRVHDVACSIHGHCKQRYDGSRTLAVLPNKIQIVEVVSMNLLRIQIFLSAVLFLLSTESMAQDAAESEQKDIDFVEKLLETKANEFKSAPSKSFEPKQKTQKAEYTSVQSEGFFLDLATIQKNYMPKTNRIHLGAGFTLLPSDVFYRTIGLNLKASYHFTETWGVEAFGYLFTSQARDEVNKLESVQKLSVKNLVSLSAFYGLNLYFNSIYGKTALLNYRIIPFEVYQTVGLGKVRTHDDEETTSFQVGIGDIFSLSRSSALRIDLNWAFYNAHNYLGEKQASNSLFLTVSYGHFFPEPIYR
- a CDS encoding CDC27 family protein, with the translated sequence MTKNIIISLILLGSIPAWAQSQNKNQDYRKAANQFYKVIFSSQSTAEEKMKARFYLAQSLFKLKLYQTAAFPFIVVAQNAPPKPAQTAFENLVEISERLNDTSLLDFTLKKLDSQNLNEIAKDLYLKRMAQALIREGKFNEALGFIQQALQLKSDSDEALYTAALIHLKQNRTVQALPYLEKLYNKYYQNPITDIQRGRAAVALARAYYQAKRWNEAQALYREIPKDHPLYRESQMELTWSLFRAGKFRSAMSAVQTLHTPFYENFYDPESLILRTIILIFVCQNDEAEKALENFQKNYTSAFSALSDLNKSTETPQFYFSQIEEAQKYLKDIKSGKRPNYKGRLPFFIVRSLLDVPPLKNKLDYIERIQEEKNRVLKIFSRPEDTTLRKYALKILDSRLANGSKSAGESLRYALYNKEQELALFTGDIGLLRYEVLNGKKQAARKEYIRRVNNSSSQINASETRDFYVKNGYRYWPFEGEYWRDEIGNYQYLGVNRCVEE